Proteins from a genomic interval of Paenibacillus sp. FSL H8-0048:
- the narJ gene encoding nitrate reductase molybdenum cofactor assembly chaperone codes for MIDLSKLHHYKQSFGYFALQLMYPEKLDFHPAFLEEAFDPGHPAYSNVQTYWKLMQSFSLEEIQENYAATFDFQKDCALYMTYFKFEDAKERGQMLAKLKLLYEMFGLEMPESELPDYLPLMCEFIYAAEWLDVPGAPENFRMLMAILEDGSYHLVKALEQRESPYYHLVKGLRETFKACAEQEALSQ; via the coding sequence GTGATTGATCTGAGCAAACTGCATCATTACAAGCAATCCTTCGGTTATTTCGCCCTGCAGCTCATGTACCCGGAGAAGCTGGATTTCCATCCGGCTTTTCTGGAAGAGGCATTTGACCCCGGCCACCCGGCATATTCCAATGTGCAGACCTACTGGAAGCTCATGCAGAGCTTCAGCCTGGAAGAGATTCAGGAGAACTATGCGGCTACGTTTGATTTTCAGAAGGACTGTGCGCTCTATATGACCTATTTCAAATTCGAGGATGCCAAGGAACGCGGGCAAATGCTCGCTAAGCTGAAGCTGCTGTACGAAATGTTCGGCCTCGAAATGCCGGAGAGTGAGCTGCCGGATTACTTGCCGCTGATGTGTGAGTTCATCTATGCGGCAGAGTGGCTGGATGTCCCTGGTGCGCCGGAGAACTTCCGGATGCTGATGGCGATTCTGGAGGATGGCTCGTATCATCTGGTGAAGGCGCTGGAGCAGCGGGAGAGTCCTTATTATCACCTGGTTAAAGGGTTGCGGGAAACCTTCAAAGCATGTGCGGAACAGGAGGCCCTAAGTCAATGA